TCGCTTTTCAAAGCCCAGATTTTTATTCTAGAAGATTTTCCGGAACATCAGACATCGCATATCAATGTCGAGATATTGCTGAATCTAGAAGATTTTATGCTGCATCAGACATTGCATATCGAAGTCCAGATATCGGATCTAGAAGACtttgcatgccacacaaaagcaAGTATGGAGGTGAATATCATCTAGAGCTCTGTGGTAAACTGGATAAAGATCAAGATATCTCATCACCCAGTCACTCTGTTTTTAGTTCTGCAATCAGTGGACTGATCTTACAGCAGCGAAGGGGCAAAAGCTATGAATCTTTGCAAGAACATATAGCGGATCACTGCAAGGAAGTTCAGTGTATCGAGATACATGCTTTGAGCAAAAGTGAGGATTCCAGTGCTGCATCGGTGATTCAAGACGATGATAGTCTGCTGTCTCAGGGAGGAGTCAGCATGGATTTGATACCAAGAATGGAAAAACCCTCAAATAGTTCATCTTCGTTGCCCAAAACGCCTAGAGTGATGGCATCTAGGGAGTTGGCACAAACTAGAAGCAGTAATAGCGAGACGAGGCCAATGATCGTTTCACCTTTTCCATCCGACGATGCGGAGCAGCATCATGAGAAACAACCTGATGCCTTATGGGAAGAGTTTCCGGTGAGCCCTGAAGAATCTCACAAATCCAGTGAACTTTCAAGTAGTGCAGTTCAAACTGGGGATATTTTGATCCTTGGTGAAGACGACGATGCACACATCGGTAGCTGTTCTCCAGGCATGGTTCAGAGTTGGCTTCAAAAGAAACTACTTGATAGCCAGGTGAGACATTGCCCTTCGAACTGAAGAATTTCCATTTATGTGCTCGTGTAGCTGAGTATGAACACACCATTATCCTAATCAGTTTTAGTACTTTTCTTACTTTAGGAGAACCAACATAACCAAGTTGAAGATTCTGAAGTCGAGAAGATTGTGAAGGATGTAGGAATTGACTCGGTGCTGTATCCCGTTGAATCTCCTTCGAGATGGTCATTCGACTTCGAGAGGAAGCAACAAGAGATAATTGAGCTTTGGAACTCATGCCATGTTTCCTTAGTCCACAGGACCtattttttccttcttttcaAAGGTGATCCAACCGACTCCATCTACATGGAAGTTGAACACAGAAGGCTATCCTTTCTGCGAAACACATCTTCTCATGTTCATTGTGCCACAACAATAGCAACCGAGAACAGCCACATCCCTACTTCTTCTTCAAGGTGCTACATTGCTTCTCTTGTTCCTTCCCTTTCATCGTACGAACTAGATATGTATGTTAATGAGAATAGCATTCGGCAGCCTGAAGCATCTCCGCCGCGAAAGAGAAATGTTGTGCAGGCAGATGCAAAGGAGGTTAACTCTGCAGGAAAGGATCATGTCATATAACAAGTGGGGGATCAATCTCAATTCGAAACAGAGGAGATTGCAGCTTGCCCAACTCGTCTGGACCAAAACAGAGACGGCACACGCCGGGGAGAGCGCTTCGCTTGTCGGTAAGTTGATCGGTCTCGAGGAGCAGGGGCAGGCCCTCAAGGAGATGTTCGGACTCAGCTTCCTGCCACAGCAAACTAATCACAGACACTTCATCTGGATGAAGAACAAGAAGTCACCGTCTCTTGCATGATCAACAATTAACTGCCGTGAACAGATTTGTGCAGAATTATAGCATtataaatgtatttttttttaaaaaaataataaggtaAACAAGATTGAATTTGTCTTAGTTTAAAACATTTAAGAAGCATTTGCTTTATTCACAAGGAACGAATGAAGAGCATGCTTTGCCTTTTCTTTGAATTTGACTTTGACATTTTCCTCGTGACTAATGTGATTTTGGATTTGGTCAACGACGATCACACACTTCCATGATACAAtctatttttttgttttatgaaataatttatatttgATTAGTGAtcaaaatttatgtagatgataaaaaaaattacagtGTTTTTCATCATAATACTTTCATACTTTGAAACATTCAattctatagcatttttttttaaaaaaatgcctCTCATTTTATCGCTTCTGGTACTTTTCTTACTCTGAGGCATTCAATTATATAGAGATTTCGAGAAAATTATTTTCCATTTAAGAGCAAAAATAGTAAAACAAAGCTCTGAAATTTaagattaatataataaaatttaagatCTTTATTATTactataataaaaaaatgatttttagacacaagtatttttttataataatttttaaacaattaaCCGACAAATTCTTTGTGTGGGTACATATTCAAATTGGACTTCTCTATTTGAAAATGGCTAAATTATGCCCTTTTATTTTGCTTGACCAAATTGCCCTCAATTGCCGACTTATTTATCGTCttccttaaaaaaattattattatttaaatggGAAGATCTCCAATGTATAATTAAGTAAAACTAGATCTTTATTTATATAGCATTAAAATATTTCAATAAGCGAAGTCGCTTTATCAAACAACATGATAGCTAAAATCAATTATTTCTAAAGTGAATTAAAACAAATATTGGTCAAATTATGAAATTAAATGAATTGGGTCTTAATTATTGatcatttttttgttttttccaaTCATTAATGCCCTTACTCCATCGAAGGGAAAGCATAATTTGGAGTGTAGGCCCTGCTCAAATACCTTAATTAAGAAGCATTTATTGCACTGGAACAATGAAAAGGATCTAATTGAAATATTTCGAAACAATAAGCACCTGCCTTGAACATTTCCCTGGGCCCTACTCAAATTGTAAATTAGAAAACGAGAGGTCGCGCGACACGCCGTGTTGGCGGAGCGAATTCTGCATACCCAAACCCGGGGCCTTCTCCATCAGCTGGGCCCGCGATTGCAGTGAGCACTAGAACTGGCCATTAGTAATTCGAAACGTTGCGCATCGACCGGTAGTGCTTCCTGTGTATCCCTGCCGCTGTCTTTGAGACGATAGCGGACTGCACCGGCGACGCCACCGGAGAAGAAACGAGACCGAGTCGGATCCTTCTTTTATGACTCAGCTCCATCTCGGTATTTTATGAATGGGCccctgaaaaagaaaaattacatTTATCTCTAAATAAATTGGTAAAAACTTAAGTTCGTTAAGTTAACATTGGACTCCCTTATTTAAGCTTCACTTTTCTTTTTTTAGCTTTGTTTGGTTTGAGTTtactttatttaaatattatcaaacttttaatttaaatttatttaattgtttaatgtttttatatatttttttaatttttaatttatttgattagttagtaaatttatttataagcttgataaaaaaaatagaatataatTTACACCTTTATTCTTATATATTATTGATGaagaatatttataaataatttataattttatatttataaatattaatgagCTGAAAAAAAAACTTTGCAAGGGTAATTTGGCGATTGAAGAAAGAAAGAGGTACTTTTTAAACAATATTAAAAGGTGCAAGGGCTAAAGCAAAATTTTCGCAGCATTTGCTTTTCCTCCTCCCTTCTCTCTCTCGACGGCCGCTTGATTGACTGCCTTCTTCCGCGATTGAAACCCTCGAATTCAGACAACAGAGAAGAAATCAAGGCAGGAGGAAGCAGTGGGCGAGGACCATGGGACAGTGTTACGGCAAGAGTGTCTCCGTCGCCGAGGACGGCGGCGCCCGGACCTCGGCCAACGGCGCCGGAGAAATCGTCCCGGCTACGCCCATCAGGAAAAGCCGGAGCGGCGCTGCCACTCCCGTACAATACTCTGGCGCCGGTGCCGCCTGGCCCAGTCCTTACCCGCAGGGCTCCGCCAGCCCCCTCCCCGATGAGGTCGCCCCTTCGCCCGCAAGGTCCACCCCCAGGCGAATCTTCGGGAGGCTTTTCCCACCGCCGTCCCCGGCGAAGCACATAAAGGCCGCTCTCGCGAAGCGGCAAGGGCCCCCGAAGCCCAGGGACGGTCCTATCCCTGAGGACGGGACCGGGGAGGGGGAGAGGCCGTTGGATAAGAGCTTTGGGTATAGCAAAAACTTCGGTGCGAAGTATGAGCTGGGGAACGAGGTCGGAAGGGGCCATTTTGGGCATACCTGCTCGGCTACAGCCAAGAAAGGGTCGATCAAAGGTCAGCTTGTTGCCGTGAAGATTATCTCCAAAGCTAAGGTGCGGTGGTATGTCCAAAACGTGATTTTTCCCTCtgaaatatttttctcttttcaatCTTGTGAAATTTTTTGGCTATTCTCCAATATCTGTGCCAAATACTAGACTCTAAATTAGAAGATCCAATGTCTTTGTCATCTCCACCTGTGATTTAGTGCTTGTGTTTATCTGACTTTGTGACTATTAATTCTGGGTTAGacttttttatattttgtttttatcTCTGTCCTTTCTTTTTGGGCTTTTGGTGGTGGTTTGGAGAGAGCTTGGCACTGGCACTGGCACTGGCACTGGCACTGGCCGTTCGTATTGCACCGATTAACATTATGAGCTGATGATGACACAAGATAACGTTTTAACATAATTAAGGTGATGGTTACAACTTTATTTGTTGTGGCACTATATGGTCAGACGATTTAAGCGCTAGATAAGTGAACTCCCTCGTCACTTGATTTACCTAAACAGTTATCCAAAAAGCTAAGCCCATAATATTACTTATTTTACTCTTGCATTTCTGATTGGTTGCTTGAACTTCCAGTTTATAATTATTCTATAGCAACTATTTTGTATTGTCTGCATGAACTTTTCCAGACATTGTGAATGGAACATAAGAGTATAAATCCAAGCTGTGAAATATACACTTGATAAATGGTGTTACTGAATTTGTCTACACTAAAATGACAACAAATTactcattatttttatttttctagattgttatgaaaaaatatacatttaagataaaatttatttaaatatggatgatgatataataggagatagagagctcaatggcgtaaaatgattcatacagccgatcccacctagtgggaaaaggcttggttgttgttggtgTTGGTTGTTATGAATTATATAGTGTTGTAAATGGGGGTACATAATACTATAAATAATCATTATTctttataatatttacttttaataaaatatattaattaaaaattaaaaattaaatctaaatatttaaaaataaaaaatataattttttaaatatatatatatattaaattaatgggataattttattaggttttaattaagtatatttaaattatatcaatcataactaggagttgattaaaattattaacctattgttatttaattaaaatctaactTACAACTTATTCACATACCCTATTTCGGTCGTCGGGGTTGCACAATGAGTTTGGGCGTGTCACCAGGACCACGTGATGTGTTCGGACGTGTCGTTGGA
This region of Zingiber officinale cultivar Zhangliang chromosome 9A, Zo_v1.1, whole genome shotgun sequence genomic DNA includes:
- the LOC122020556 gene encoding kinesin-like protein KIN-7G produces the protein MGSVAGEEQTAGELEKKEEGGGGGGGGKEERILVSVRVRPLNAKEIERNDPSDWECINNNTVALKNNNLPDRSACPTVYTFDRVFGFKCSTKDVYEEGAKEVALSVVSGINATIFAYGQTSSGKTHTMIGITEHSVADIYAYIKRHEEREFLLKFSAMEIYNEAVRDLLSADASSLRLLDDPERGTIVEKLTEETLRDESHLKELLSICEAQRQIGETSLNETSSRSHQILRLTIESSTREFVSRNSTLAATVNFVDLAGSERASQSLSAGARLKEGCHINRSLLTLGTVIRKLSEGRNGHIPYRDSKLTRILQSSLGGNARTAIICTMSPARSHVEQSRNTLFFANRAKQVVTNAQVNVVMSDKALIKHLQREVARLESELSDPGSTSCTSHFKALRDKDSQIQKMEREIKELMQQRDLAQSRLDDLSTTLGDDEQSSRQWDELSQSSGVAFQSPDFYSRRFSGTSDIAYQCRDIAESRRFYAASDIAYRSPDIGSRRLCMPHKSKYGGEYHLELCGKLDKDQDISSPSHSVFSSAISGLILQQRRGKSYESLQEHIADHCKEVQCIEIHALSKSEDSSAASVIQDDDSLLSQGGVSMDLIPRMEKPSNSSSSLPKTPRVMASRELAQTRSSNSETRPMIVSPFPSDDAEQHHEKQPDALWEEFPVSPEESHKSSELSSSAVQTGDILILGEDDDAHIGSCSPGMVQSWLQKKLLDSQENQHNQVEDSEVEKIVKDVGIDSVLYPVESPSRWSFDFERKQQEIIELWNSCHVSLVHRTYFFLLFKGDPTDSIYMEVEHRRLSFLRNTSSHVHCATTIATENSHIPTSSSSLKHLRREREMLCRQMQRRLTLQERIMSYNKWGINLNSKQRRLQLAQLVWTKTETAHAGESASLVGKLIGLEEQGQALKEMFGLSFLPQQTNHRHFIWMKNKKSPSLA